The Chelonia mydas isolate rCheMyd1 chromosome 1, rCheMyd1.pri.v2, whole genome shotgun sequence nucleotide sequence TAAACGTTGCTTGTAATGATTAGCAGACCAAAAAAATTATCTGGTTAAGTTGTACAGGTTAAAAAGTATATTGGTGTTTGACTGACTCTGTCTAGCAAACAGAAGGATTGCAATAATCACTCACACATGGCATGGGCATAGCGAcgagcactcgaagaagaaatggaggttagttacctgtaactggaggttctttgagatatttGGTCCCTATCTCTATAATGTGAAGCATTATATAAGTGCTAGCATAAAGTGGCCAAAAGTTTGTTgacaatttttttcaatgaaaaatgctgttttgttgacACCAAAATATTTCTTGGAAAAACATAGGGTTTGACAAAAATTTCAGAAAGAATGTTTCTCAGGTCTAGGATGGAATTTTTGGTCAAAACAGGGGAGAGACTCCAGAAAAAGATACTCACCTGAGATGAGATCCaggttcatgtccctgctctacCTAATTCGGAACGAGGACTTGAATTTGTGTCTCCCATGTTCCAGCTGAGTCCCCTAATCACCAGACTATTGGCTATTCTGCGGTGGGTTTCATgattgttttggggaaaaaaacttcaaagGTCTCGgtttttgttctgcatcagaactaaaatacatttcaaaacattGAAAATTATGTGTGAAACAATTGGTTTTCTGGACAACACTAATTTTTATTGCAGTTGcctaattgtttgtttttattcctcTTTACAGGCATTTCATACAGATTACGTTGTGTGTTTGTGAATTATATGGTGGTTGGATGACGTTCTGCCCAGACTGGCTCATTGGAAGTCCTAACCTAAACACCAGTAACTGGCTTTATCTGTGGGTCTACCTGGTATTTTTTAATGGCATATGGGTAGTGATACCTGGACTTTTATTGTGGCAGTCTTGGTTAGGACTTAAGCAAATGCATCATGAAAAATCAAATACTAGAAAGAAGATTAGATGAAGATAAGCCCACTTCATTAACCCCATTAACTGAGAGATTTTAATTTGTGAGTGTAAGCAGCATTATTGTTTTTGCAGAGACGCAATCAACTGTTCATCTTTGTAGATCACATGTAAATTTTGTTGTAGGACGTTGTATTTCAGGCTGATCCTTTCTTAAGAGGAGGAAAATAATTTACATAATGAAGTATATAAAAGTACTCAAACCATTTGCCATATTATTACACTGCATACAAtaataaacaatatattttataacAAAGTGGCATGCAGatctttttcttttattccctcctcaaaagaaaaatgtttttatccCACTGGAATCCTTTAACTGCCTGAAGCAAGCAAGCAGTGAAATAATCAAGTTGGCTTTAAGACCTGATTCCACAGCCCTGTTCACCCTTCAATCTCCAAGTAGCATCAAAGTTCAGAGTTTCATTTATATCTGTAGCAGATTGTTTCTCATATGTCAAGACTCTTAGCAACAAATTTTTACTTATATGGAAAAGTATTAGTAATGCAATCTGTCTACTTAAGGTATTAAATCTGAATGAGAACTTGCTGCTTTATCTGTGCCTCAGGAGAGGGTTATGATAAATGCCCTCtgcctttccttccctcctccccacatccctCTAAAAATGTCCATTTCACAATTTAAACAGACCTGACTGGCTCCAGGGATGTATTTGCTTCTGGGTGTTGAGACTGCATATATGATTTTACCTTGGATTAAACATTTCAGGTGCTGGTGAAATTTTACCTATACTATATTCCTAAAATGTTTCCTCTATTTGATTTCATCAGTTTCATGTTCACAGATTAATTCACAAACTGTGGAGACTAGGTAAGCAGCAGCATTCTTTGATGCAATTAACAGCTTATAACAAACAAATGAGTCATTTAGTTTGTTCAGAAAAATCCGTATGCTTTACAGAGGGTATATGGAAGAGTtttaccttcttttctttttccttatcaGGGAAGGAAATAAAGTGTGTGATATCTATACATTGGTTAATATGGCTTACTCTTTACAGGAGAATAATAGAGGACTTTGCCATGAGCCCCATGGAAAGGGAAGCGTATTATTCCAGTGTTCCACAATGTGCCGGGAAGCTGAGGCAGGACAGTGTATCACCCCAAGTGCAGCTGTTCTGCCTGGCTTATAGGGAGGCGGAGCCAAAGCTCAGTCCACTCCCCACCCTTGCGAGCCTACCTGAAGTTGCTGGTGCAGTGGCTCTGCTGAAGCTGCTTCCCCTGTCATGCAATGCAGGTAGACAATGCAGTGGAGTAAAGGGGCACCGTACTTCCCCGTGCAGGCCTGCAGAATGGGTTACGAACTAGCCCCAGATAAAGAAAAATCAATCCACTGGGCATTCTTAGTTACAATACTTTTTAAATTAGATGGTGGGGTTTTGTCAGTTACTTTTAGACCACATTGCTCTTTATTACTCGGTATGTTTGATATGTACACTTGAGCAGGGTAACTTGTGTCCAGAAAAGGATTATTTTTGGAAGTCCAGGCAATATTTTAAGTGCATGTAAGGACACTGCCACCGCAAAACATTTGTTGCTAAATCCTTTAGTCAAGTACTACTGTCCCAGTAACCGGGCTAACTGCATCTCTGACCTCTCCCTGCAGCGGGCCCCCATCAGGTCTCCAACCGctggccatcacctctcttggggtAGACTcatgattctcccactctcagaccagGTCTTGAGCTGCTAGGCCCTGGTACTAGCTGTGATTtcctcagcaggtctgacttaTCTTTAGTGCCTGCGGTTCTGCCCCTCGGGAGCTATGACCAGTAATACCCGTTGACCAAACAGCTTTCTCAAAGCACTGTATTGGTTATTTAGAatcaaagcatttcagagaaaaacaTCTTAAAATGATAGCCAGTCTGTAGGCATGCCTGCCTGCCCCTAAGGCTTACCACCTCCTGGAAGCTGCAGAAGGGCCCAGCTCCTTCAGACATTGCCGCAGGACCTGTCTCTGTGTCCATGTCAGTCTGTTCCCCACACAAACAGCTCACTGGcaactccccctccctctctccagagAGTCTTTGTAGCCATGTAGGGGTCTTTTGATTTCTCGGTTCCCAGCTTTGGCAAAAAGGCTGTGTGtctttgggctggagcctggagtagcaTCTtcccattgtaaggagagtgatcactttagataagctattaccagcaggagagtggggtggggggagagaaaaccttttgtagtggtaaacacccattttttcatggtttgtgtgtataaaaagatcttctgtactttccacagtatgcatctgatgaagtgagctgtagctcacgaaagtttatgctcaaataaattggttagtctctaaggtgccacaagtactccttttctttttatcttcccTGCTTGTAGCTTGTAATTGCCCCATAAGTGTGTCTTTGGGAGGCTGCTTATCTAGACCCATTCTGTGGCTTTTCTGGGAGTGGAGTTTCCAACAGCCCGCTCTTAAGATAGATTGATACATTGATATAGGAAAGTCCTGTAACTCAATATAGCTATACAGTGACTGTCTCATTAATATCATAGGTACCTGGTCAGTAAAATTATTATACATTAGTATTGCTAAATTATATCCACCACTGCTACTACTGCCCCACTCAGAGAAGAGTAAAAATACTCTATGATGCTCTGTTAGAAATAATTCTTTCGTCGAAACTAATGGATTATTGCTGTGAGGTATGGATGTCACTGAGTAATAAAGTGAAGGATAGATTGTCTCTTAGTTTAGTGGGTttagttttgtttggttttaactTATCATAGTCTCTGTTTGGGAGGTGGTGggaaattgcttgtttaaaaaataatctgatcTGTGTTGCATTCAAGAAAATAGTTTGTtaaagttttgctttaaaaaaaaaaaaggcaactaaaataGCTTAAACTATTCCtaagagggggggaaaataacTATCAAATCCGTGTATACACTGGAAAATTTACATAGTGTCCCTTATCAACAGCATTACGAAATCCTCTATGGTGTCTcaaagggaaaaagaagaaagggatttttaaagTGAGACGTGTTTCCAAAGGAGGAAGAGTCCAAACAGATGGTCTTGCACATGGAAGAGCAACTCCACACACTGCAATGTCTTGGGGAGttgagaagagaaggggaaagcaCACAGGCCGagactggaggaggagaaagaatgaGTAAAAAGCAGGTAGCGATAGTCAGAGAGGCAGGTTGGAGAGCATTAATCTGAGAACCAAGGAACTAGGAAGTGAGAGAGACTGATGTGGTCCTTCCAAAATACTGTATAGCtgacacttcacttctctgtgcacTATGCCCCTGGGGGTCCCTGAGGGTATTCCAGGGAGTCCaagggccccgctgatcaactcctccctctcccagaggctactgaagtcaaaccgggagattttaggcgcTAAAAGtccggcagtgcagtggggctaaggcaggctccctacctgcgcTGGCtccatgccactcctggaagtggctggcacgtACCCTTGGGGGGCGGGAACGGGACAGagtctctgcgcactgcccccgccccacgcacTGACTCCGCAGCgcctattggccaggaactgcagccagtgggagctgggggggggcggagccTGTGGGTAAAGGCAGTGTGTAGAgaccccctggcccccccccaggggccgctgccagagggatgtgccagtTGCTTTCAGGAGCCACCCCAGATAAGCCCGCACCCCTCACTtctgcctgcaccccctcccgcacccaaactccctcccggagcccacaccccttcctgcaccgaaacgccctgccccagcctgctgaaagtgagtgaaggtgggggagagcgagcgacgggagggagggggaatggagtgagcagggggcaggtaggggcggggctttgggggaacgggtggagtgggggcagggcctggggctgagcaggggggcttagaggtccctgaaaatttttaaatcaaaatggaggtcctcaggttgctaaggtttgagaaccgctgcactatGCATATGCCCTAACATTCAAACACCCTGGCCACAAGAATAGCTTGGTAGGTGAGACTTTAGAGCTCCACATGCACCTCTTAATGCTAATATTTTAGATTCCCCAAAGATTCTGGTATAAACAAAGGCAGTAACACAGCCTGGCTATTTATGGCTGAGGATGGCTATCATTAAGAACGGCACTGTGGAAGGTATTTGAAATGCACAAGATGATTTACTGGTCCTACAAAACAATAGTGCTGGACACTGAGTGGATGGATTTATTGGAGATACCCAGGGGTCttcatattaattatttttataagatGTTAATGGTAGTAATCAAGAATTGCAGTCACCTTTTCTGAGATGTCAGTTAATTTTTACTAAAATCTACTTAGAGGAAGATGATTTACTGACTGTAAAGCTTTAAAGTCCTGGaactatttttaatataatcCTTATGCACTAAATATATTAATCCTGTGAAAAACAGAGGGAtaaatattttcaatatatttaaTGGAATAAAAGCACTTCCAAATAATGGTTTTGTTTCGTATAATTGCACGTTTTATTTAGCAAATTGAAGATTGAGAGCCATAAGGAATAAGCCATAAGAACTGTTCATGGTAATAAGTACTATAAATTGTTGTATTTCTGCTAAAGGAAAAATATCTTGTTTCCTAAAGTAAATAATTGCTCATAACTGCTGAAATGGTGTGTGATTTGATTCTAAgagacatttttgtttgtttttaatctatcAAGAAGATAATCTACAGTTCAGAATAAAAGTCTGGGGTAAGGATGACAAAATAACCTAGTCTGGTGACTAGTTATATATCAAACTCCACAAGTCTCATGATAATGATACTTTTAAAACTTTGGTAAAGTGAGTGACTCTTTGATAAAATTATCTAGCACTTAAAATGGCAACCAATTTTACCACTTTTGATGACAATTACATATTGTTTAGATAAAGGCTCAATCCTTttttgtgaaagccaagactataacagggttcaaaaaagaactaggtaagttcatggaggataggtccatcaatggctattagccaggatgagcaagGATGGtttccccagcctctgtttgccagaagctgggaatgggcaacgggatggatcacttgatgattacctgttctgttcattctctctggggcatctggcattggccactgttggaagacaggttactgggctagatggtccattGGTATGACCTAGtacagccgttcttatgttcttatcctgctccaattgaagtcagtagaTGTTTTGACAGTGAGGCCCTGAGATGGCATGGGCATGGTAAAACAGTTAGCAGAAGCAGGATCTgacatttaatacatttttccATTGCAAGGGAAAATGcatcaggggaaaaaaagcaaagtaTATGTTGCCACTTGGGCATGTTATGAACCAACACAATGCAGATAAATTCAAGGAGTGCTGTAAATCAGCTCAACAATATGAATAATAAGTCTCAAGAAAAATCTCTAGACCAGAAAATGAAGCTGGTGATAAGTCCCATGACATCCTCTGAGACAGGAGACGCTGTCAAGTCACTGCCTAAAGGGAAGTGAGAGTTTTTTCTGTAAGCAGGATGTTGATAAGTCGGCTTAAGATGCTTAAGGTCCCCACGCTGGGAAAATAAATCTGCCTCCTACATGTGGATTTACATATTTAATCAATGTGCCTTATTAAAAACCTGTTCCTGCTGCCATTGGCCTCAGCACAAGCAGATCTGGTGACCTTAGCTGGGTTTTTAAACATTCATCTAATGGGaacttctgtttttcctttagtcaccaaaaaaaaaaaaaagtaattctgtAAAGTTGTATTTAACGTGCATAACAAAAGCCAGTGACTCTGTCCTTGAGCTGCTGTCAGTCAGTCTGTAATTCACAATGTTgagtctaagggcatggctacacttgcagatgtagagcgctttgagttaaacccgccttcggagagcgcagcagggaaagcgctggagtctgtccacactgacagctgcaagcgcacgggcgtggccacatttgcggcacttgcagcggcattgggagcggtgcattatgggcagctatcccacagagcacctcttcccattctggcgctgtggcttgtgggaagggggcggggcattctgggtcctgtcccaacgccccgtgatgcatcggttcgcatcccagcaatccctgtgcttccctccacatttggcgccatctttcaacgttttttgtactgcgtgctctATCTTCCCTTTTGGTgtgtgggaatggagcccgaactgctgaggagtatgttGACAAGTCTCATCAGCACGTCGCGTTTGGCAGTTGAGttattccttaagatccaaagtgacagtgagggctccgacaaTGATATCGACGCGAGTAACGCATacgacacgagtttgcttgtggcattcatggacgtGCTCACCGCCATGGaacactgcttttgggctcgggaaacaagcactgagtggtgggatcacatcgtcatgcaagtctgggatgacgagcagtggctgcagaactttcggatgagaaaagccactttcatgggactgtgtgaggagctcgccccagccctgcggcacaaggacatgagattgagagctgccctgctggtggagaagcgggtggctattgcaatctggaagctggcaactccagacagctaccaatcggtcgctaaccagtttggagtggggaagtcgaccgtcggaatcatgttgatgcaagtttgcagggccattaatcgcatcctgctcagacgaaccgtgactctgggtaacgtgcatgacattgtggctggctttgcaccaATGGATTTCCCTAAccgcggaggggcgatagatggcgcacatattccaattcttgcaccagcccacctagcctccgagtatgttaataagaaggggtatttctctatggttctccaggtgcttgtggatcccCATGGgtatttcattgacattaacgcaggctgtcCCGGAAAGGTgacacgcatctttcggaacactggcctgttcaggaagctgcaagccgggacttttttcccagaccagaagatcaccgtaggagaagtcgaaatgcccattgtgatccttggagaccccgcttaccctttaatgccgtggctcatgaaacccgacacagggagccttgacagcagcaaggagcagttcaacaacaggctgagccagtgcagaatgactgtggagtgtgcttttggccgtttaaagggctgctggcactgtctgtatgggaagctggacctggctgatgacaacatCCCTGCCGTTATATccacgtgctgtaccctccataacatttgtgaagggaagggtgaaagattcactcaggcatagaacttggaggttcaacacctggaggctgaatttgaacagccagagagcaggcctattagaggggcccagtgcaggactgcaaggattagggatgccttgagggagcactttgaggctgaaagccaccagtaatgtttggtgacctgcacaggagtgaagtgcagcgATTCCAGTgttaggaatctgtgtttgctaagtatgatacactgacttgcagtgtctATTgatttcctgggctaaggtatcttttactttatgcaataaataataaagaatgttttcaaagccaaaaaatccacttattgaaaagaaaatgcatttattgaaaagaaacacaactacttgggaaacagaaagggcaagggggtggggtggggtgggtaacggttcaatcacagatttgcatatgtcctgttatcatactcagccttcctgtctgaaGTG carries:
- the EBPL gene encoding emopamil-binding protein-like isoform X3, with the translated sequence MSSEIKDQEGPFVYLSLIGTVAESDNIFASLWKEYGRADARWLYSDPTIVSLEILTVVLDGLLALILIYAVIKDKYYRRIIEDFAMSPMEREAYYSSVPQCAGKLRQDSVSPQVQLFCLAYREAEPKLSPLPTLASLPEVAGAVALLKLLPLSCNAALRNPLWCLKGKKKKGIFKVRRVSKGGRVQTDGLAHGRATPHTAMSWGVEKRRGKHTGRDWRRRKNE